In Pyrus communis chromosome 1, drPyrComm1.1, whole genome shotgun sequence, the following are encoded in one genomic region:
- the LOC137741345 gene encoding uncharacterized protein: MSRARDESGGWAAFDLKQRQKQGLEPQVYKDPFLTIPNTLTSLHPRVNVPRNNDLPGRPFSTLLLPSVDCSTSAENRVGKRPLVDGDSSGKQYTSVEDNTSSMKKIMDLYPWADDFLIEDIMVAMDNDMDKASILLKQWFPPAAVERITKLAFQKNNSSSNVSLSDRESVPQSPSGISNRNSTIQNCLKENKIELLTGDDCGVQKLAIDAANRKLVLGSLESVPIEPEWEEDDVYLKHRKDALRMMRSASQHSKAATHAFARGDHFSAQQHSKKAREERLAAESLNKKAAKEILRIKNSKNDLWKLDLHGLHASEAIQALHEHLQQIETKELSNRSVSPNRVKMEKMIIRSSSHESFSCTDRKKLDQQKASSTQRSASLEIITGRGNHSRGQAALPTAVRSFLNENGYRFEELRPGVITVRPKFRHR; this comes from the exons ATGTCAAGGGCTCGCGATGAGTCTGGTGGTTGGGCTGCCTTTGACCTCAAGCAGCGCCAGAAACAAGGCCTCGAGCCTCAAGTTTACAAGGATCCTTTCCTAACTATACCGAACACTCTAACTTCTCTACATCCTCGTGTAAACGTACCGAGGAATAATGACCTTCCGGGCAGGCCTTTTTCAACTCTACTCCTCCCATCTGTAGATTGTTCAACTTCGGCAGAGAATAGGGTTGGGAAAAGACCTTTAGTAGATGGCGATTCCAGTGGGAAACAGTACACTTCCGTGGAAGACAATACATCTTCCATGAAGAAGATCATGGATCTTTACCCTTGGGCTGACGATTTCTTGATTGAGGATATTATGGTTGCAATGGATAATGATATGGATAAGGCCTCAATTTTATTGAAACAATGGTTTCCTCCGGCAGCTGTGGAGAGAATAACCAAACTAGCATTTCAAAAAAACAACTCCAGCTCAAATGTCTCTTTAAGTGATAGAGAATCTGTTCCTCAATCTCCTTCTGGCATTTCTAACCGTAACTCTACGATTCAAAACTGTCTCAAAGAGAATAAGATAGAATTGTTAACTGGTGATGATTGCGGTGTGCAAAAGCTTGCTATTGATGCAGCAAATCGGAAGCTGGTTCTGGGGAGTTTGGAGTCTGTACCCATCGAACCTGAGTGGGAAGAGGATGATGTTTACTTGAAGCATCGAAAAGATGCATTAAGGATGATGAG GTCAGCATCACAGCACTCTAAGGCAGCCACTCATGCCTTTGCAAGAGGTGACCATTTTTCCGCCCAACAACACTCAAAGAAGGCTCGAGAGGAACGGTTGGCTGCTGAAAGCCTCAATAAGAAGGCAGCCAAAGAAATTTTAAGGATCAAGAATAGCAAAAATGATTTATGGAAATTGGATTTACATGGCCTTCATGCATCTGAAGCAATTCAAGCCTTGCACGAACACCTGCAGCAAATTGAAACAAAGGAGCTATCTAATCGCTCTGTGTCACCAAACAGAGTTAAGATGGAAAAGATGATTATACGTTCTTCATCACATGAGTCGTTTAGTTGTACTGACAGAAAGAAATTGGATCAACAGAAGGCATCATCAACACAAAGATCGGCATCCTTAGAGATCATCACAG GGAGAGGTAATCATAGCCGAGGACAGGCTGCACTTCCAACAGCTGTGAGAAGTTTCCTTAATGAGAATGG GTATCGTTTTGAGGAGTTGAGGCCAGGTGTAATCACAGTGCGGCCCAAGTTCCGTCACAGGTGA